Part of the Rhinoderma darwinii isolate aRhiDar2 chromosome 2, aRhiDar2.hap1, whole genome shotgun sequence genome, acctcgaacacatcagaagaaccgctgggagcaactgtggaactagaagtcttgctgtagcggttcaggaccactggcttcaggagggacacatgaaaggagttggggattctgagggtaggaggcaaccgcagcttataggagacatggtttatttgttgcagaatttcgaaaggaccaaggaacctgggagaaaacttgtataagggtaccttcaaacgaatgttccgagaggacagccagactttggtgcccggaagatactgaggcggctctcttctctttgtatctgccttttgcttcatgcaatcgactgccagcaaaatagaggaccgggtctgttgccagatttgcagaaagtccccatatgcagagtcagcagcgggtacctgagatgaagtcgacactggaagagggactctaggatgttgactgtacacaatgtgaaatggagtgtaagcagtagattcacttgtgtggttgttgtatcagaacttggcccatggaaaaagttgtacccagttatcgtgctgtgaagagatgaagtggcggagataattctccatgatctggttgatcctcccaacatgcccattggactgggggtgataggctgaggaaaagtccaatctcacatacaggagtttacagagggctctccagaactttgaggtaaactgaaccccccggtcggacacaacatgaagaggcaagccatgcaagtgaaagatgtgttgaatgaagagactcgcgagtcggggagcagaaggtaggccgttcagcgggataaaatgtgccatcttagagaaccggtccaccaccacccagacagtgttgcatcctgctgattggggaaggtctgtgacaaagtccattgcaatgtgctgccagggggcattgggtacaggcagaggttgaagcaggccggcaggcttggagtgagcaagtttgttagaagcacacaccgtgcaagaagagacaaagtccagaacatctttaggtagcgtgggccaccagaagtgatgagcaatcaggtctcggtacttacggacaccagcgtgcccagccagtttagtacTGTCCctagtggagaattcttctcctgtccgccaaccgaacaaaagtcctccccggagggatgtctctaacctgcagaggattaacagagacaatgcaggacgggtctatgatagtctgaagggactccaccgtgttttccgtctcaaacgatctggacaggtcatcagccttcacattcttgtcagcgggacgatagtggagcagaaattggaaacgggtgaagaacagcgaccacctggcttgacgggcatttagtcgttgagcggactgaaggtaggtaaggttcttgtggtcggtgtaggtcaggatcgggtgagctgcgccctctagaagatgtctccactcctccagagccaatttgatggccagtagctcacgATCTCCAATAAAGTAATTgaactcagcagaagaaaaagtcttgagtagtagccacatactactgcctttcctttggagctcctctggaacagaagtgcacctgcaccaagagaaagcgtccacctccaatgagaactgccgagatacgtcaggatgatggaggatcgaagctgaagtgcaggctttcttgaggctaatgaaagcggactctgcctctggagtccataccttggcattcacacccttcttggtaagggtagagatgggagctgtcagagattAAAAGTTTGGATTAAACTGCcgatagaaattggcgaatcccaggaaccgctgtatggcccttaggccttgaggacgtggccattccaggacagactttagtttcaaaggatccatcttaagaccttcatccgagatgatgtagcccaggaagggcaaaaacctattttcaaagacgcacttctctaacttggcatataagcaattctctcttagtcgctgaagaacttgacggacatgcctccgatgggtcatcagatctggggagaaaatcaaaatatcatcgagataaactacaacacacatatagaggagatctcggaaaatatcattgatgaattcctgaaatactgcgggagcgttacatagtctgaagggcatcactaagtattcgtagtgcccatcactagaaaattttttggctccttgtatgcgatcaaacagcttggTTATAAGTGGcagcgggtatttgttcttgactgtgatctggttgagcccacggtagtcaatgcagggtcgaagagatccatctctgttcttaacgaagaagaagccggccccagccggggaggaagatttttgtataaaacccctctccaaattctccttgatataggctgacaaagataaagtctctggcaaggagagaggatatacccgtccacggggaagagaagcattaggaaccagttcaatgggacagtcataattccgatgtggaggcaacatctcagcttctcgtttgcagaagacatacgcaaaactggcatactgagatggtagactggagagtgattgaggcagagagggcataacaggacggacttgtgacaggcaatggctatggcatctggaaccccattgaagaacttctctggaactccagtgaagaaccggggcgtgtaggcgaagccatggcagacccagcaggattgatagccttaggtagtaccggGAAGGCAATCTGCTCCGAGAGAATAGCTCTGACCCGTAGTATCAACTgctccgtgatgagcataatcggatcggacaatggtagaccattcacagaggcaacagccaggggtctctccagatggaCTGTGGGTAGACCTAAACGATCCACgagatcctgctggataaaattagcagccgctccagagtcaagataggcggaggaaggatgtgacgtctctctggAGATGATTgcttctccaaccaaccctaggtactggagtttcccggtttaggtgggcattggcacacaaaatgacccttaaggccacaatacatacatagcccagaggagcgtctgcgctgcttctcctgttccgataaccggactctgtctccctacatgggttcttcaggtagtgcactagaggaaggcaatagtggtctctggaccgagggtgcatgtctgtggacccggctctcctgtcgaacctcttgagtgcgcccccagattctcatatcaacccgggtggctaacaggatgagggcatccaaggtagaaggaaggtcacgggctgccagttcgtcattgatgtgagaggacagtccctgccagaggtcgccaccagtgcctcactgTTCCATACCAGCTCGGCTgcaagggtacggaaggagatagcatactcccctactgtggaaccctcttgcttgatggtcaacagagtagctgcggcagaggatgttcgacccggctcctcgaacacggcaaaaaaaggactgcaggaacaaggctaggtccgaggatacaggtccttgttgctccaagattgggttcgcccatgcgagggccttgccagcaagaagggagatgataaatgctaccttggcctcctcggaggggaagagatgagcccgtagcctaaaatgaaccgtgcattgattaataaatcctctacatgctctgggatcaccgtcgtagtgaggaggaagaggcagattaactgtggatccggaacaaataggaggagcaatgggcagtggcacagcaacagcctcaggaggaagaaccggaggtggaacagtgagtagatccagatggACCATGATAGTAtttaccgcctcaaggagttgatcctgatgtgtgcaaaggtcatgcatctccttctgtatcttctggactgcggtcttgggctggccagcgggttccatggcctgagcgtactgtcacggtcacaggttatgtggacccactaggccgctttgccgtagcagagaggcagctgaccaggtcacagtctatacgaaagttaatagtagatagtaacacttgggtacctgaactagtccagacggtggctgtggcttcagcacggatggaggtcggtgcagcaggtagcgccagacgtggcgggcagtatccgatgtggcagaagacactgaacagaagacactgggcgtggcagaagacactggacgtggcaaacgacacgacGTGGCaagcgacagcaggtgcagtggacacgactccaacactagtaggcacaggaacaagaacagcacgggatacaggaacaggtaacagggcacaggtaacaactggaacgggaaacactaagggaccatttgcaagacagactgggataaactaacaatgctcaggcaaggatcagaagggctggggccttcttatagaccaggaaatcttgggccgttgatgatgatgatttcctgatgtgcgcatgctggccctttaaggacacagcagaacagagcggaagtgagcgttggcgtctcctaggaaggagacggggaccagcgctcacggatccatggctgcgagcgtcgggaggtgagtaaacccgacggcctgtggccatggacgctacacagggTCTATGTACATTGCCATGTACATAAGCCCTGAGGTCTCTTCCACAtgagcgtaagggtatgttcacacgccgagtcaaaaacggcttaaaattacaaagctgttttcagagaaaacagcctctggtttttcagccgtttttgtagcaGAAAACGTTtttccaggtttttttttagacgtttttggagctgtttttctactgacacaatgaaaaacagctccaaaaacagtttaagaagtgacatgttacttttttttatgcatttttttccgtgcagttttttcaaacggctgcgtaaaaaaacgccccttctGAAtggaatgcagtttttcccattgaaatcaatgggcagatgattgtaggcattcaactttagttttttcaggagtttttcgaggcgtttacgcgtGAAaataccctcatacagctccatacaacctCTATAGGTTCCTACAAGAGGTGTAAATTAAAATCTCTTGGACCCAAAGAGAAATCTGTAGCAGGACTCCCACCTACCAcctgctatttataatactggtgtcttcttatgtagcaTAGGGTTCTTTGTCTCCAGGGGCGtatctaaaggctcatgggccctgatgcaagaaTTCAGTTTGGACCTCTccacaacaccaccagacccctgcgcacgcctatgcccagccgcattgcccgacagaccccatggataccccacagtataatgcccacatagttgcccccacacagtataatgctccccatagctacccccacaatataatgcccccatagctgcccccacacagtataatgctccccatagctgcccccacacagtataatgcccccacagctgccccacatagtataatgccccccatagctgccacccacacagtataatgcccccatagctacccccaaagtataatgcccccatagctgcccacacacagtagaatgcccccccaAAGCTGCCCTGACCCAGTATATTGCTCACCATAGCTGGccaacacagtaaaatgcccccatagctgccccacacagtatattgctccccatagctgcccaacacaatataatgctccccatagctgcccccacagtataaagcccccatagcggcccccatagtatattgccacccatagctgcccccacagtataatgcctccccatagctgccccacaatataatgcccccatagctgccccatacgttataatgcccccatagctgcaccatacagaataatgccaccatagctgcccccacagtatattgccacccatagctgccccatataatataatgtccccatagctgtccccacagtatattgccacccatagctgcccaatgcagtataatgcccccatacaatataatgcccccatagctgccctatacagtataattccccccatagctgccccccatacattataatgcccccataccgtataattccctcatacagtataatgcccctccatacagtataatgcccccatagctgccccataccgtttaatgctccctcagcagctaccatatcaggccccctcccatacccagtataatgcctccatatgtaccTAAtcgaaaataataacataattacttacctatccctgttcccacgacgagtggaggatcCATCTCCtcttctgcactgtgctgtgagtgactcggcgtggaatgctggagcaaggcttcagtatttaaatgaactgtatctgcgtgctgaggacgcagatacagttggaagtgGACCAGcgaggtcagcgctgtgtggctgcGGGTCCCCCAAGCTTGGAGGcctggttgcaattgcgaccgttgcgacccctgtagctacgccactgttggGCTCCCTTAGGGACCAGGGCTGGGGGCAACTGCTACAtctatagctacgcctctggggctAACATATGAAATCAGAGATTTTTTCTGTCAGTTTTATCGGAatgtgacagaaaaaaaaacatggcatgcTCCATCTGATGTCATATTATGGAGAAAATAGCTGCCTAAGGCAGGTCCCAGTGATCTCTGAATTGTTAGGACTTCTTCTGTGCTCTTCAGAAACACATAAAACTCTAAATCTCTGCTATTTTATTGTATAATTGAAATTATAACTCGGAAATTCCTTTTAACAGGTTTATTACTATTGAAAGTCTATGTTAGAAAACATCATGTTCTTAGAATTCTCCCACATTTTTCTCAAGGTTCCTTATTATGCTCATGTGAAAATTGTGTTTTCTAGGAGTTACAGTTTCGTGGGCATTGGGGAACCTTTACATAATATATCTTCCATTCTCATGTGACAAATCTTTTTAACCTCATCAATACCCTTGAGAAGTTCTATAGACGGATCATTTTGAAGGCGAGCGTTCAATTCCTCTATTATTTTCTCTTTTACAGACATTTTAGCACATATTACAAAGGGAAAACCAAATTTTTTCTTGTACTGGGTGTTCAGAAGAGTCAGGATCTCGCGTTCCCTAGAACTAAGGGATGTGAGCCCAGCTTGTCTCTGCTCCTGCTGGGATTCCATTGTTAACGTCCCACTTGTCAATTCTCTCCCGGCCAGGTCAGGATGGCACCTCAAGATACCTTCTTTTCctatatgaaaataaaaaaattcaaaaagaaaataaaatttttttttagcttacATTTTGTTATTCATACAATATCCCATATTATGAATGGATTTACCTGTATTTTTCACAGTATCAAGTAAAAGATAGGTTGGCCCTTTTTTTTAGTGCTACCTGTCGGCCTTTGTTGGTAGGGTTGGGATTATATGGCAATAAAAACATTTGGTCCCTACACTGGGTAACCAGGAGAATAATGCAATAAGCTTGTGGAATTTATGGCTTCCCTCAAGCAGAGACAAGATAAGAATTTAAGGATATTTCCAGTCTTTTCAAGCTGAGCCGTTCAAGGCTTTGATGTGTTTCAACCTATAGAGCAATTCCATTCTTATTCTGCTCTGTTTGGTGGAAATGTCCCGGAACTATTGTTGGACACTGCAAAATATTTGCTAAAGCAACTGTATGTTTTTTCACTGTCCCATAGCAGATGGGGTTGTTGATATCCCATTGTCTGCCAAAGTGACCACCATTGCCTTGTCCGCACTGACTTTTAAGATAGTTATATATTGATTTTGCAATATAACTACAACATAATTTCTTTACATTTATAGGAAAAGACAAAAATTGGATCCAGCGTTGGGTTCTTTAGGTCTGTTTAAaataggaatcttcttccaagttttattggcaAAAGGATAAAAAACAAGTGCGATGAAATGAGAATGAcagcagccatgactaaggacgcagccagcatcagaaacgcgtaggcaccgctcataTTGCTGTATCATCCCTCTATTTGTACTTGGGAAATCATTCTCATTTCATCACACTTGTTTTTTATCCTTTtgccaataaaacttggaagaagattcctattTTAAACAGACCTAAAGAACCCAACGCTGGATCCAATTTTTGTCTTTTCCTATGCttgtacgtgtgccgacacggggatccgtgTGTGAGTGACTCTATACATCCATGACAAGGTGAGCTGCAGGAACCCTCCTATTTTTTCTATCTTTACATTTATATTTTGATCAATAGGGGGACTGTTCTGGGGTTTACCTCCCCAGTCTTCCATTTCCTCTCCCCTGGTTAAACTTGGCGAACATAggtctttttttttaaccatatcaaagtgtaactaaactttttaaatacttttgacatgttatagtgacatgtcagattttttgATTTGTAGGGgttcgagcactaagacccccactaatcgctaaaacagggcggcagaagcactcgagtGAACAttgtgctgcttcatttctgaaCACCGCTTAATTTCTGAACAGCTTTCTTTggaaagccgagtgagcggtgtattgactcataggctttctattgtgcCGGTATACGGCTCACTCAGCTTGCCGTGGAAAGGCGATCGGAAACAAAGCAGAGTAGCGCTCACCCGagcccttctgcagcttcgttttagcgataggtgggagtcttagtgctcagacccccactcactatgacatgtcaaagggtaattaaactttcaaaaaacttttaacCATGTAACAATATAACTATATAAAGAAAGTCCcatttttgtatcatcacatatTTGGTCAAGATAAACCTCTTGCCTTCATATTGAGCATTTTCtaacaacatttagaaaatgaATTCAGGTATATACACTGCAATTCCGGTCTAGATTCTGAACCCATATTGCAGTCTCTGTGTTGTCTCCATGCACCTCAATTTTCCTCCGTATTATTCCCTAGTAGTATAGGTCCATGAGGCAGCATTATGATGGAAAAAAGACCATCATGTGCCTCCATATATAAATATGAGGCACACTGAGTTACAGCATGGACCCATGGGATATAATGGAATGCGTATTTGGGATCCCAAAATCATGTGCCTGAGCCCTAATAATGACTCTGCCCTGAGGTTGATTCGGGAATCGCTGTCGAATGAATTACTTTTGTTTTCTTGATTAAGTTGTAAGAAAAATTGTGATCAAAATCTGAAAATAATCCTAAGCAGCAGATAAAGTGGTAAATAGAAAACCACTGTTCACCAATGTATACGGCACTGATACCAAACCAGGAGACACGCAGCTATGAAAGGAATTGTCTCATGAAAACGACTCCTTTCCGAATGGCCTATTAGGACATATAGATATCATAGGCAGGGATCCCCTGCTTGGGACCCGTCTCTATTAGGCCAAAGTGAACAGTCACTTTAAAGAGTGGCTCTCACTCTGACAGACCTGGCCCATCTATAACATGGTCACCTATTCATTTGAATAACCGCTTCAGGGAAATTAATATCCAACTGCAGGTTACCCCGGCGTTAATAGCTGTTTTTGGGGGTTTCTGAAGTTGGACCCAcagcttta contains:
- the URAD gene encoding putative 2-oxo-4-hydroxy-4-carboxy-5-ureidoimidazoline decarboxylase; this encodes MDLQAVNSMSYEQFLDIFGNIIEKCPIITAAVWSRRPFSSFGGVEDSVYDFIESLPISGKEGILRCHPDLAGRELTSGTLTMESQQEQRQAGLTSLSSREREILTLLNTQYKKKFGFPFVICAKMSVKEKIIEELNARLQNDPSIELLKGIDEVKKICHMRMEDILCKGSPMPTKL